In Streptomyces hawaiiensis, one genomic interval encodes:
- a CDS encoding serine/threonine-protein kinase, whose product MTGRSYAVPVPKGYRVGPWEVREALASGAFATVYAARRVGEGDPETPGRAALKFLPTGTRTPRQLRHMRELAEREVDLLGRLRAPRLIRMYDTLTVDDPGHPELDGATVLVLEQAEGSLDVVLEHEPTPESGPALLAQICEGLHQLHHAGWVHGDLKPANVLLLKDGSVRLADFNMAAELEGTHAYTPAFATPDYTAPELLWPEIDERGTRIRPSADVWAFGVLAHVALTGSFPLPGGSTEARTDAATRYARGAEELRLSPELPEAWREIVRDCLAPTHTERAARVPDSGALLRRVEDAAGASRSARLPRLRPRRWRRPVLAAALVATALLGATAVTYALRDEPPAAAAPPSCEKPAVYEDETYGRGYTAGWNSTWDFTIKQGDGGSQVREAQCLLRHLHGITEVGEVDGDFGPMTHGAIVTFQKRAKLDADGIVGPSTWEALRKDGEV is encoded by the coding sequence GTGACCGGCCGGTCGTACGCCGTCCCCGTCCCGAAGGGCTACCGGGTCGGCCCGTGGGAGGTGCGCGAGGCTCTGGCCTCCGGCGCGTTCGCCACGGTGTACGCGGCGCGGCGCGTCGGGGAAGGGGACCCTGAGACGCCCGGCCGGGCCGCCCTGAAGTTCCTGCCCACCGGCACCCGCACACCTCGCCAGCTGCGGCACATGCGCGAACTCGCCGAGCGGGAGGTGGACTTGCTGGGCCGCCTGCGCGCACCCCGGCTGATCCGCATGTACGACACCCTGACGGTCGACGATCCGGGGCACCCGGAGCTGGACGGCGCCACCGTGCTCGTGCTGGAGCAGGCCGAGGGCTCCCTGGACGTCGTACTGGAACACGAGCCGACGCCGGAGTCGGGCCCCGCCCTGCTGGCCCAGATCTGCGAGGGCCTGCACCAGTTGCACCACGCGGGCTGGGTGCACGGCGACCTGAAACCCGCCAACGTGCTGCTGCTGAAGGACGGTTCGGTACGACTGGCCGACTTCAACATGGCCGCCGAGCTGGAGGGCACCCACGCCTACACGCCCGCGTTCGCCACGCCCGACTACACCGCGCCGGAGCTGCTGTGGCCCGAGATCGACGAGCGGGGCACCCGCATCCGCCCCTCCGCCGACGTCTGGGCCTTCGGCGTCCTCGCCCATGTCGCCCTCACGGGCTCCTTCCCGCTGCCGGGCGGAAGCACGGAGGCACGAACCGACGCCGCGACGCGCTACGCCCGGGGTGCCGAGGAGTTACGCCTGTCCCCCGAACTCCCCGAGGCCTGGCGGGAGATCGTCCGGGACTGCCTGGCCCCCACTCATACGGAACGCGCCGCCCGGGTCCCTGACAGCGGTGCGCTCCTGCGCCGGGTGGAAGACGCGGCCGGGGCCTCCCGCTCCGCCCGTCTGCCGAGGCTGCGGCCCCGGCGGTGGCGGCGTCCGGTGCTGGCCGCGGCACTCGTGGCGACGGCCCTGCTGGGCGCGACGGCGGTGACGTACGCACTGCGCGACGAGCCCCCCGCCGCCGCGGCGCCGCCCAGCTGCGAGAAGCCGGCGGTGTACGAGGACGAGACCTACGGCCGCGGCTACACAGCGGGCTGGAACAGCACCTGGGACTTCACCATCAAGCAGGGTGACGGCGGCAGCCAGGTCCGTGAGGCCCAGTGCCTGCTCCGGCATCTGCACGGCATCACCGAGGTCGGCGAGGTGGACGGCGACTTCGGCCCGATGACACACGGGGCGATCGTCACGTTCCAGAAGCGGGCGAAGCTGGACGCAGACGGAATCGTGGGTCCGAGCACGTGGGAGGCGCTGCGCAAGGACGGGGAGGTGTGA
- a CDS encoding FHA domain-containing protein gives MYSVIVVPPMCGSAEGQVRIAAGERLTFGRAGADGALAIDHAGVPRVAGEITAHRSFWLLSNLSEDQTYVVENPEGAGEHLKIAPGRTEAPVPFEFSRVVLPAAGDLLTFDVWAPRHAFRSTDRRGLPGAATAPAFALDRTSRYFAVLAALCEPRLRGEPHAPLPAVEQLVERLHPVWPTVSRSSVYWNIDYLALKLRLRPGPDTATPGLRVNGKKESLVSLALRFDLVREDDLVVLAAPAGEMVR, from the coding sequence ATGTACAGCGTCATCGTCGTACCACCGATGTGCGGCAGCGCGGAGGGGCAGGTCAGGATCGCCGCGGGCGAACGGCTGACGTTCGGCAGGGCCGGGGCGGACGGCGCACTCGCCATCGACCACGCAGGGGTGCCCCGGGTCGCCGGGGAGATCACCGCACACCGGTCCTTCTGGCTGCTGAGCAACCTCAGCGAGGACCAGACCTACGTGGTGGAGAACCCGGAGGGCGCCGGAGAGCACCTCAAGATCGCGCCCGGCCGTACGGAAGCCCCGGTACCGTTCGAGTTCTCGCGGGTGGTGCTGCCCGCCGCGGGAGACCTGCTCACCTTCGACGTCTGGGCGCCACGCCACGCCTTCCGCAGCACCGACCGCCGGGGGCTCCCCGGCGCCGCCACGGCACCGGCGTTCGCTCTGGACCGCACCAGCCGGTATTTCGCGGTGCTGGCCGCCCTGTGCGAGCCCCGGCTGCGCGGGGAACCGCACGCGCCGCTTCCGGCGGTGGAGCAGTTGGTGGAGCGGTTGCACCCCGTCTGGCCGACGGTCAGCCGCTCGTCCGTCTACTGGAACATCGACTACCTGGCCCTCAAGCTCCGGCTGCGCCCCGGCCCCGACACCGCCACGCCCGGCCTGCGCGTCAACGGCAAGAAGGAGTCGCTGGTCTCGCTCGCGCTCCGCTTCGACCTGGTCCGCGAGGACGACCTGGTGGTGCTGGCCGCCCCGGCCGGGGAGATGGTCCGGTGA
- a CDS encoding bifunctional methylenetetrahydrofolate dehydrogenase/methenyltetrahydrofolate cyclohydrolase produces MTAQILDGKATAAAIKSDLTARVAALKEKGVTPGLGTILVGEDPGSQKYVAGKHRDCAQVGIASIQRELPATATQEEIEAAVRELNEDPACTGYIVQLPLPKGIDENRILELMDPDKDADGLHPMNLGRLVLNEPAPLPCTPNGVLTLLRRYGVEIKGAEVVVVGRGVTIGRPMPLLLTRRSENATVTQCHTGTRDLSAHLKRADIIVAAAGSAHLIRAEDVKPGAAVLDVGVSRSAEGKIVGDVHPDVAEVAAWISPNPGGVGPMTRAQLLVNVVEAAERSVG; encoded by the coding sequence ATGACCGCCCAGATTCTCGATGGCAAGGCCACCGCAGCCGCGATCAAGTCCGATCTGACCGCCCGCGTGGCGGCGCTGAAGGAGAAGGGCGTCACGCCCGGCCTCGGCACGATCCTGGTCGGGGAAGACCCCGGCAGCCAGAAGTACGTCGCCGGCAAGCACCGCGACTGCGCGCAGGTGGGCATCGCCTCCATCCAGCGCGAACTGCCCGCCACGGCGACCCAGGAGGAGATCGAGGCGGCCGTCCGCGAGCTGAACGAGGACCCGGCCTGCACCGGGTACATCGTGCAACTGCCGCTGCCCAAGGGCATCGACGAGAACCGCATCCTCGAGCTGATGGACCCCGACAAGGACGCGGACGGGCTGCACCCGATGAACCTGGGGCGCCTCGTCCTCAACGAGCCCGCCCCGCTGCCCTGCACCCCGAACGGCGTGCTGACGCTGCTCCGCCGCTACGGCGTGGAGATCAAGGGTGCCGAGGTCGTCGTCGTCGGACGCGGGGTGACCATCGGCCGGCCGATGCCGCTGTTGCTCACCCGCCGCAGCGAGAACGCGACCGTGACCCAGTGCCACACAGGCACCCGTGATCTGTCGGCGCACCTCAAGCGCGCGGACATCATCGTGGCCGCCGCCGGCTCCGCCCATCTGATCCGCGCCGAGGACGTGAAACCCGGCGCGGCCGTCCTCGACGTCGGCGTCTCGCGCAGCGCGGAGGGCAAGATCGTGGGCGACGTCCACCCCGACGTCGCCGAGGTCGCCGCCTGGATCTCCCCGAACCCCGGCGGAGTCGGCCCGATGACCCGTGCTCAGCTGCTCGTCAACGTGGTCGAGGCGGCGGAGCGCAGTGTCGGCTGA
- a CDS encoding DUF3017 domain-containing protein codes for MSAPDAEGRPRRVTRRFPLFTRDTARPEGGGRAAPGDAPAPARQWPVLAVLGLAGLGLLITAFGQFRLGTLLIGAALLGGGAMRWLLPDVGMLAVRSRFTDIVTYGLLGTVIVLLALMAQPDPLLQIPFLKDTLHFTVTNE; via the coding sequence ATCAGCGCGCCCGACGCCGAAGGGCGGCCGCGGCGGGTCACCCGGCGCTTCCCGCTGTTCACCCGGGACACCGCGCGACCCGAGGGCGGTGGCCGGGCAGCGCCAGGGGACGCTCCCGCACCCGCGCGGCAGTGGCCCGTGCTCGCCGTGCTGGGGCTGGCCGGGCTCGGGCTGCTGATCACCGCGTTCGGCCAGTTCCGGCTCGGGACGCTGCTGATCGGCGCCGCCCTGCTGGGCGGTGGCGCGATGCGCTGGCTGCTGCCGGACGTCGGCATGCTCGCCGTCCGCTCCCGCTTCACGGACATCGTCACCTACGGCCTGCTGGGCACCGTGATCGTCCTGCTGGCGCTCATGGCCCAGCCGGATCCGTTGCTGCAGATCCCGTTCCTGAAGGACACCCTGCACTTCACGGTCACCAACGAGTGA
- a CDS encoding helix-turn-helix domain-containing protein: MPRWRALPDELDPQIREFTSQLRRLVDRSGLSIASVADRTGYSKTSWERYLNGRLLAPKGAIVALAEVTGTNPVHLTTMWELAERAWSRSEMRHDMTMEAIRISQARAALGEFGGQDFTDPSAGGKAASAGQGRAASAGSGKPARRSGGTTVTPGIAGPAGVAPTVPPQPTAPEVQDSTGAGVREESGRAAEPEVNSWGMAGYQGPSPTGGRSTGPGTGRGSRSGSGPGTPAGPSGGLGWTPGVGADPYGEPQDAVPARPDGGSAGGAGGTRRAPSASAGKKRTATFLAGVVGVLVVIAGAFYLTGGGGDDEAKGGAKSPSPAVSTDPKLPPGVKCSGDGCTGKDAEAMGCSGDLVTTAQTATVGTTAVEVRYSETCKAAWGRITQAAQGDEVQISSGKAKQTGSITAAGDTIAYTPMVAVKSAADAKACATLTAGQQGCTD; the protein is encoded by the coding sequence ATGCCTCGTTGGAGGGCCTTGCCGGATGAGCTCGATCCGCAGATCAGGGAGTTCACCAGCCAATTGCGCAGGCTCGTGGACCGCAGTGGTCTGAGCATCGCGTCGGTGGCGGACCGCACGGGTTACAGCAAGACGTCGTGGGAGCGTTACCTGAACGGCCGGCTGCTCGCGCCGAAGGGCGCGATCGTGGCCCTGGCCGAGGTCACCGGCACCAATCCGGTGCACCTCACCACGATGTGGGAGCTCGCCGAGCGCGCCTGGAGCCGCTCGGAGATGCGGCACGACATGACGATGGAGGCCATCCGGATCTCCCAGGCGCGCGCCGCGCTCGGGGAGTTCGGCGGGCAGGACTTCACCGACCCCTCGGCCGGTGGCAAGGCGGCCTCGGCGGGCCAGGGCAGAGCGGCCTCCGCGGGCAGCGGCAAACCCGCCCGCCGGAGCGGCGGCACCACGGTCACGCCGGGCATCGCCGGACCGGCCGGTGTGGCCCCGACCGTGCCGCCGCAGCCGACGGCCCCCGAGGTCCAGGACTCCACCGGCGCGGGTGTGCGGGAGGAGAGCGGCCGGGCCGCCGAGCCCGAGGTCAACTCGTGGGGAATGGCCGGGTACCAGGGCCCGTCGCCGACGGGCGGGCGCTCCACCGGACCCGGCACCGGCAGGGGATCCCGGTCCGGCTCGGGTCCGGGAACCCCCGCCGGGCCGTCCGGCGGCCTCGGCTGGACTCCCGGCGTCGGGGCGGACCCGTACGGCGAACCGCAGGACGCCGTCCCGGCGCGGCCGGATGGTGGTAGTGCCGGTGGTGCCGGCGGGACCCGCCGCGCCCCCTCCGCCTCCGCGGGCAAGAAGCGCACCGCGACCTTTCTCGCGGGCGTCGTGGGTGTTCTCGTGGTGATCGCCGGTGCGTTCTACCTCACCGGCGGCGGTGGCGACGACGAGGCCAAGGGCGGTGCCAAGTCGCCCTCGCCGGCGGTCAGCACGGACCCGAAGCTGCCGCCCGGGGTGAAGTGCAGCGGTGACGGCTGCACCGGCAAGGACGCCGAGGCCATGGGGTGCAGCGGTGACCTGGTGACCACGGCCCAGACCGCGACCGTCGGCACGACCGCCGTCGAGGTCCGCTACAGCGAGACCTGCAAGGCGGCCTGGGGACGTATCACCCAGGCGGCACAGGGTGACGAGGTCCAGATCAGCTCGGGCAAGGCGAAGCAGACCGGCAGCATCACCGCGGCCGGGGACACCATCGCCTACACCCCGATGGTGGCCGTGAAGAGCGCGGCCGACGCCAAGGCCTGCGCGACGCTGACGGCCGGGCAGCAGGGCTGCACCGACTAG
- a CDS encoding malate dehydrogenase, translating into MTRTPVNVTVTGAAGQIGYALLFRIASGQLLGADVPVKLRLLEITPALKAAEGTAMELDDCAFPLLQGIDISDDPNVAFDGANVGLLVGARPRTKGMERGDLLEANGGIFKPQGQAINAHAADDIKVLVVGNPANTNALIAQAAAPDVPAERFTAMTRLDHNRALTQLAKKTGSTVADIKRLTIWGNHSATQYPDIFHATVAGKNAAEVVNDEKWLAEDFIPTVAKRGAAIIEARGASSAASAANAAIDHVHTWVNGTADGDWVSMGIPSDGSYGVPEGLISSFPVTTKDGKYEIVQGLEINEFSRARIDASVKELEEERDAVRGLGLI; encoded by the coding sequence ATGACCCGCACTCCCGTGAACGTCACCGTCACCGGCGCGGCCGGCCAGATCGGTTACGCCCTGCTCTTCCGCATCGCCTCCGGTCAGCTGCTCGGCGCGGACGTGCCGGTGAAGCTGCGCCTGCTGGAGATCACGCCCGCCCTGAAGGCGGCCGAGGGCACGGCCATGGAGCTGGACGACTGCGCGTTCCCGCTCCTGCAGGGCATCGACATCTCGGACGACCCGAACGTCGCCTTCGACGGCGCCAACGTCGGTCTGCTCGTCGGCGCCCGCCCCCGCACCAAGGGCATGGAGCGCGGCGACCTGCTGGAGGCCAACGGCGGCATCTTCAAGCCGCAGGGCCAGGCCATCAACGCCCACGCCGCGGACGACATCAAGGTCCTGGTCGTCGGCAACCCGGCCAACACCAACGCCCTGATCGCCCAGGCCGCCGCGCCGGACGTACCGGCCGAGCGGTTCACCGCGATGACCCGCCTGGACCACAACCGCGCGCTGACCCAGCTCGCGAAGAAGACGGGCTCCACGGTCGCCGACATCAAGCGCCTGACCATCTGGGGCAACCACTCCGCGACCCAGTACCCCGACATCTTCCACGCCACGGTCGCCGGCAAGAACGCCGCCGAGGTCGTCAACGACGAGAAGTGGCTGGCCGAGGACTTCATCCCGACCGTCGCCAAGCGCGGCGCCGCCATCATCGAGGCCCGTGGCGCCTCGTCGGCCGCGTCCGCCGCCAACGCCGCCATCGACCACGTCCACACCTGGGTCAACGGCACCGCCGACGGCGACTGGGTCTCCATGGGCATCCCGTCGGACGGCTCCTACGGCGTCCCGGAGGGCCTCATCTCCTCCTTCCCCGTCACCACCAAGGACGGCAAGTACGAGATCGTCCAGGGCCTGGAGATCAACGAGTTCTCCCGCGCCCGGATCGACGCCTCCGTCAAGGAGCTCGAGGAGGAGCGCGACGCGGTCCGCGGCCTCGGCCTCATCTGA
- a CDS encoding aldehyde dehydrogenase family protein — protein MAESTELQARETIHAGGEWRAATSGATREILDPADALPFAVVAEGDEKDVDLAIAAARRAFDEGPWPHTPVTERAALLRRVADLLVRDREELGRLEAQDAGKTVEEGRVDIDCVADAFRYFADLVAGEAPGRVVDAGSTDIHSVVVHEPLGVCGMITPWNYPLLQASWKIAPALAAGNTFVIKPSEITPMTTIAVIDLLVEAGLPEGVANIVTGPGHSVGARLSEHPDVDLVSFTGGTVSGIKVAEAAAPTVKKVALELGGKNPNVVFADACATDEGFDTAVDQALNAAFIHSGQVCSAGARLIIEESVRDRFVTELARRAEKIRLGRGTEDGVECGPLVSEQQRAKVEMYVESALKEGAVLRSGGKRPEPSPQRPENGYFYEPTVLDHCHREMRVVREEVFGPVVTVETFRTEDEAVALANDTEYGLAGGVWTSDAGRARRVAGRLRHGTIWINDFHPYLPQAEWGGFGKSGVGRELGPAGLAEYRETKHVYQNLAPKPVRWFAG, from the coding sequence ATGGCGGAAAGTACCGAACTTCAGGCGCGTGAAACCATCCATGCGGGAGGAGAGTGGCGTGCGGCCACCTCCGGGGCCACCCGCGAGATCCTCGACCCCGCGGACGCCCTGCCCTTCGCCGTGGTCGCGGAGGGTGACGAGAAGGACGTCGATCTGGCGATCGCCGCAGCCCGGCGCGCCTTCGACGAGGGCCCGTGGCCGCACACGCCCGTCACCGAGCGGGCCGCACTGCTGAGGCGCGTCGCCGACCTGCTCGTGCGGGACCGCGAGGAACTGGGCCGGCTGGAGGCCCAGGACGCGGGCAAGACCGTCGAGGAGGGCCGTGTCGACATCGACTGCGTCGCCGACGCCTTCCGCTACTTCGCCGACCTGGTCGCCGGCGAGGCCCCCGGCCGGGTCGTGGACGCGGGCTCGACCGACATCCACAGCGTCGTCGTGCACGAGCCCCTCGGCGTCTGCGGGATGATCACGCCCTGGAACTACCCGCTGCTCCAGGCCAGCTGGAAGATCGCCCCCGCCCTCGCCGCCGGCAACACCTTCGTCATCAAGCCGAGCGAGATCACCCCGATGACGACGATCGCGGTCATCGACCTGCTCGTCGAGGCCGGCCTCCCCGAGGGTGTCGCCAACATCGTCACCGGCCCCGGCCACTCCGTCGGCGCACGCCTGTCCGAGCATCCCGACGTCGACCTGGTCTCCTTCACCGGCGGCACGGTCAGCGGCATCAAGGTCGCCGAGGCCGCCGCCCCGACCGTCAAGAAGGTCGCCCTCGAACTCGGCGGCAAGAACCCCAACGTCGTCTTCGCCGACGCCTGCGCCACCGATGAGGGCTTCGACACCGCCGTCGACCAGGCCCTCAACGCCGCCTTCATCCACAGCGGCCAGGTCTGCTCGGCCGGTGCCCGCCTCATCATCGAGGAGTCCGTCCGGGACCGCTTCGTCACCGAACTCGCCCGGCGCGCCGAGAAGATCCGCCTCGGCCGCGGCACCGAGGACGGCGTCGAGTGCGGCCCGCTCGTCTCCGAGCAGCAGCGCGCCAAGGTCGAGATGTACGTCGAGTCCGCCCTCAAGGAAGGGGCCGTGCTGCGCTCCGGCGGCAAGCGCCCCGAGCCGTCCCCGCAGCGTCCGGAGAACGGCTACTTCTACGAGCCGACCGTCCTCGACCACTGCCACCGCGAGATGCGCGTCGTGCGGGAGGAGGTCTTCGGGCCGGTCGTCACCGTCGAGACCTTCCGGACCGAGGACGAGGCCGTCGCCCTCGCCAACGACACCGAATACGGACTGGCGGGCGGCGTCTGGACCTCCGACGCGGGCCGCGCCCGCCGCGTGGCCGGGCGGCTGCGCCACGGCACCATCTGGATCAACGACTTCCACCCCTACCTGCCGCAGGCGGAGTGGGGCGGTTTCGGCAAGAGCGGAGTGGGCCGCGAACTCGGCCCCGCCGGGCTCGCCGAATACCGGGAGACCAAGCACGTCTACCAGAACCTCGCTCCCAAGCCGGTGCGCTGGTTCGCGGGCTGA
- a CDS encoding GMC family oxidoreductase, translating to MSHTSHEYDYVVIGGGTAGSVIASRLTENPDVTVAVIEGGPSDVGRDDVLTLRRWMGLLGGELDYDYPTTEQPRGNSHIRHSRARVLGGCSSHNTLIAFKPLPADWDEWEAAGAKGWGAVQMEAYFARLLNNVVPVDEKDRNAIARDFVDAAQEALGVPRVDGFNKKPFTEGVGFFDLAYHPENNKRSSASVAYLHPVMDARPNLTILLETWAYKLQLDGNRAEGVHVRTKDGEEILVKARGEVLLCAGAVDSPRLLMHSGIGPKADLEKLGIPVTHDLPGVGENLLDHPESVIVWETNGPIPENSAMDSDAGLFVRRDAELAHPDLMFHFYQIPFTDNPERLGYQRPEFGVSMTPNIPKPRSRGRLYLTSADPEVKPALDFRYFTDEDDYDGKTLVDGIKIAREIAKTEPLAGWLKREVAPGPDVTGDEELGEYARKVAHTVYHPAGTCKMGAADDRQAVVDPELRVRGLEGIRIADASVFPTMTTVNPMIGVLMVGEKAAELIGGGSR from the coding sequence ATGTCCCACACCAGTCATGAGTACGACTATGTCGTGATAGGCGGCGGAACCGCAGGTTCCGTCATCGCCTCCCGCCTGACCGAGAATCCGGACGTCACCGTCGCCGTCATCGAGGGCGGCCCCAGCGACGTCGGCCGTGACGACGTACTGACCTTGCGCCGCTGGATGGGCCTGCTCGGCGGCGAGCTCGACTACGACTACCCGACCACCGAACAGCCACGCGGAAACTCGCATATCCGGCACAGCCGGGCCCGCGTCCTGGGCGGCTGCTCCTCGCACAACACCCTGATCGCCTTCAAGCCGTTGCCGGCCGACTGGGACGAGTGGGAGGCCGCCGGCGCCAAGGGCTGGGGCGCGGTGCAGATGGAGGCCTACTTCGCCCGGCTGCTCAACAACGTCGTCCCGGTCGACGAGAAGGACCGGAACGCCATCGCCCGCGACTTCGTCGACGCGGCCCAGGAGGCGCTGGGCGTGCCGCGCGTCGACGGCTTCAACAAGAAGCCGTTCACCGAGGGCGTCGGCTTCTTCGACCTCGCCTACCACCCCGAGAACAACAAGCGGTCCTCGGCGTCGGTGGCGTACCTGCACCCGGTGATGGACGCGCGGCCCAACCTGACGATCCTGCTGGAGACCTGGGCGTACAAGCTTCAGCTGGACGGCAACCGCGCCGAGGGCGTGCACGTGCGGACCAAGGACGGCGAGGAGATCCTCGTCAAGGCCCGGGGCGAGGTCCTGCTCTGCGCCGGCGCCGTCGACTCGCCCCGGCTGCTGATGCACTCCGGCATCGGCCCCAAGGCCGACCTGGAGAAGCTCGGCATCCCCGTCACGCACGACCTGCCGGGCGTCGGCGAGAACCTGCTCGACCACCCCGAGTCGGTCATCGTCTGGGAGACCAACGGCCCCATCCCGGAGAACTCCGCGATGGACTCCGACGCGGGCCTGTTCGTGCGCCGCGACGCCGAACTGGCGCACCCCGACCTGATGTTCCACTTCTACCAGATCCCGTTCACGGACAACCCGGAGCGACTGGGCTATCAGCGGCCGGAGTTCGGCGTCTCCATGACCCCGAACATCCCCAAGCCGAGGAGCCGCGGCCGGCTGTACCTCACCAGCGCCGACCCCGAGGTCAAGCCCGCCCTGGACTTCCGCTACTTCACCGACGAGGACGACTACGACGGCAAGACCCTCGTCGACGGCATCAAGATCGCCCGTGAGATCGCCAAGACCGAGCCCCTGGCCGGCTGGCTCAAGCGCGAGGTGGCCCCCGGCCCGGACGTCACCGGTGACGAGGAGCTCGGCGAGTACGCCCGCAAGGTCGCGCACACCGTCTACCACCCGGCCGGCACCTGCAAGATGGGCGCCGCCGACGACCGGCAGGCCGTCGTCGACCCGGAGCTGCGCGTCCGCGGCCTGGAGGGCATCCGCATCGCCGACGCCTCCGTGTTCCCCACGATGACCACCGTCAATCCGATGATCGGAGTGCTCATGGTCGGGGAGAAGGCCGCCGAGCTGATCGGTGGTGGTTCCCGATGA
- a CDS encoding quaternary amine ABC transporter ATP-binding protein, whose amino-acid sequence MTAILEPPTEQTMDTTPVFSVEGLWKVFGPKAGRVPADPELTALDPAELRSRTGCTAAVRDVSFDVRKGEVFVVMGLSGSGKSTLVRCLTRLIEPTAGTIAIDGEDVRAMDRSRLRELRRHRAAMVFQHFGLLPHRTVLDNVAYGLEIQGMGKAERRERAAEVVAKVGLEGMEHRRPGQLSGGQQQRVGLARALAVDPEVLLFDEPFSALDPLIRRDMQEEVIRLHHEEGRTMVFITHDLQEALKLGDRIALMRDGRVVQLGTPEEIVGSPADDYVREFVRDVPREQVLTVRSAMRRPSADQDGSGPAVRPDATVSEAIEAVARAGAPARVVDKGRCVGVVDSDTLLGVVAGTEQTAPPGTKQPKEAV is encoded by the coding sequence ATGACCGCGATCCTCGAACCCCCCACGGAGCAGACCATGGACACCACCCCCGTCTTCTCGGTGGAGGGCCTGTGGAAGGTGTTCGGCCCCAAGGCCGGCCGCGTTCCCGCCGACCCCGAGCTCACCGCCCTCGACCCCGCCGAGCTGCGCTCCCGCACCGGCTGCACGGCCGCCGTCCGGGACGTCAGCTTCGACGTGCGCAAGGGCGAGGTCTTCGTCGTCATGGGCCTGTCCGGCTCCGGCAAGTCCACGCTGGTGCGCTGTCTGACCCGGCTGATCGAGCCGACGGCCGGCACCATCGCCATCGACGGCGAGGACGTCCGCGCCATGGACCGCTCCCGGCTGCGCGAACTGCGCCGCCACCGCGCCGCGATGGTCTTCCAGCACTTCGGCCTGCTCCCGCACCGCACCGTCCTCGACAACGTCGCCTACGGCCTGGAGATCCAGGGCATGGGCAAGGCCGAGCGGCGCGAACGGGCCGCCGAGGTCGTCGCCAAGGTCGGCCTCGAAGGCATGGAGCACCGCCGCCCCGGCCAGCTCTCCGGCGGTCAGCAGCAGCGCGTGGGCCTCGCCCGCGCTCTCGCCGTCGACCCCGAGGTCCTGCTCTTCGACGAGCCGTTCAGCGCGCTCGACCCGCTCATCCGGCGCGACATGCAGGAGGAGGTGATCCGGCTGCACCACGAGGAGGGCCGCACGATGGTCTTCATCACGCACGACCTCCAGGAGGCCCTCAAGCTGGGCGACCGCATCGCTCTGATGCGCGACGGCCGGGTCGTGCAGCTCGGCACGCCCGAGGAGATCGTGGGCTCGCCGGCCGACGACTACGTCCGCGAGTTCGTCCGGGACGTCCCGCGCGAGCAGGTCCTCACCGTCCGCTCGGCCATGCGCCGCCCCTCGGCGGACCAGGACGGCAGCGGACCGGCGGTGCGGCCCGACGCGACGGTGTCCGAGGCGATCGAGGCGGTCGCCCGCGCCGGCGCCCCGGCCCGGGTCGTCGACAAGGGCCGGTGCGTGGGCGTGGTCGACTCCGACACCCTTCTCGGCGTCGTCGCCGGCACGGAGCAGACCGCTCCACCGGGGACGAAGCAGCCCAAGGAGGCGGTGTGA